The Bifidobacterium coryneforme genome segment TGGCGATCTGGGGTTTGACGGCAGGGACCAGGTCGGCTACTCCGTCGAGGATGGCCAGGTTGAACTTCAGATAGGCCTGGGCCAGATGATGGGCCCAGATCGCCTGGACCTGGTCATTCGACCAGGTGTCATCAAGGAAGCCGGCTGAAGTCAGGCTTTCCCTGGTTTCCTTTCGGGCCTGGTCTATGAGTTGCGGGGGCAGAAGCTCCGGGCGGGGATCCAGACCCACCACGGTCGGATTCCCCTTCTCCTGGATGAGTCCTATCAGCCTATCCATGCTTGTCTCCCTTCCCTGGACCCCTTGACCTGCCCGGATGTAAGGCGGGAGAAGACCAGGTGGGAGTCCTTTATGGTGGCAAGAACCCTTCCCCTGACCTCCCAGCCCTGGAAGGGGGTGTTTCTCGCCTTGGAATGGAAGTCGCCCGCATCCACGGTCCACTCCCCGGCCGGATCCAGAACGACCAATCCCGCACCCTCGGATTTGGTCAGGTCCAGAAGGTTCCTGTCCTGGGTCATATCCACAATATCGGTAATCGCGGTACCAAGCAGCTCGGCCGGAGCCAGACTCATCAGTTCAACCAATCGCTGGTGGGAGATGACACCCGATTCGACCAGTGCCTGGTTGCAGATGGCATAGGCCGTTTCCAGGCCTATGATTCCGTTTGGTGCCTTGACCAGCCCGCCTGCCTTTTCACTGACGGTATGGGGGGCGTGGTCGGTGGCAATCATGTCGACGGTACCGTCGGCAACGGCTTCAAGTGTGGATTCCCTGTCGCTCCGGGATCTGAGCGGAGGGTTCATCTTGGCCATGGCGCCAAGCTCCAGCACGTCCTCGTCGCAGAGGGCCAGGTAATGGGGGGCCGTTTCGCAGGTGACCGGCAACCCCTCCTCCTTGGCGCGGCGAATGGCCTGGAAAGCCGCGGCTGTACTGACATGCTGGAGGTGGACCCTGGTGCCTGTCCTTCGGGCAAGGTCGATGTCTCGTTGGACTATATCCAACTCGGTCGAGGCAGGTACGCCAGCGACGCCGAGACGGCGGCTGACTTCGCCTTCATTGATGAAACCCGATTCGTGGTGCTCGCAGTGGTCCAGGATGGGCAGACCGGTATCGCGCGCAATTCTGGCCACATCGTCCAGGGTCCGGTCGGTCACTGCCGAGCCGTCGTCACTGATGGCCAGCACAGGGTGGGCAACAGCTCCCGGATGGCTCCCATGAGGCTCCCTTGACGACAGGTGAACCCGCCAGTCATCAGGATTGGACGGTTCTTGCCCGGCCCGGTCCTTGGAGGCTGCCACGCAGAGCGCATAATGGACCGGCAGGGACCTACCAAGCTTCTCTTCGTAGTCCTGGAGGTACTCGATGACCGTACGCCCGTCATCCATCCGGGCCTGGCCGTCCATGGCGGGTTCCGTGTTCGGCAGGATCAGAACCTGGCCATACCCTCCCGCAGCCGCCGCCGTACAACCGGTGACCATGTCCTCCTTATCGACCTGCCCGGGATCGCGGAAGTGCACGTGGGGATCCTGGAAGGCGGGAGCCAGCACCATACCCGACATGTCGACAGTGCTGGTTGCTGCAGACTCCGACCCGGCCAGGGCTCCGGTCTCGTCGATCAGCTCCGTGGCGGCGGCCGTGTCGACAACCAGGTCGACGCGGCGACCTGTCCGCCATAATCGAAGCCCCTGGAAACGTATCCTCATGCCCTGACTCCTTCGGTCTTCAGAGTTCTGCCTTCTCGTCGCAGTAGTCGCAGCGGTAGATCCCTGAATCATCCAGGTGGAAACGCTGATCAACCCCGCGCTCCACGGATGTGACGCATCGTGGATTGACACAGGTGATGACATTGACCAGATGCTTGGGTCTATCCGGCTTGTGCTTGCTGACTATGCGCCCCTCACGAACCAGATCGACCGTGGCCTGCGGGGCTATGAAGCCCAAGGCCGTCAGATCCAGGTCGTCGGTCTGCTCGATCTTGATGATGTCCTTGCGCCCATACTTGCGGCTGTCCGTGTTCATGATCAGGGCAAGCCGCGTACTGGCGGGGTCCACGTGCAGATAGTGCAGGACCTTCAGGGCCGTGCCAGCCTGTACATGATCGATGATGGCTCCGTCAACGATGCTGGTGACCTTCATGCCTCCACCTCCATCTTCGTTTCGTAACCGGGTAGTTCATCGCCCAGAAGGGCGCTTTCCAAGGCCATTCTGACCAGCATCCCGTTGCGCACCTGTTCAAAGTAGGCCGCGCGTGGGTCTTTATCCACGTCGGTGGTGATCTCGTTGACCCTGGGCAGAGGGTGGAGGATGGCCATGTCCGACTTGGCGGACTTCAGCTTCGCCTCGTCGAGGATGTAGGTGTCGCGCAGACGCAGGTAGTCGTCCTCATTGAAGAAGCGCTCCTTCTGGACCCTGGTCATGTACAGAATATCCAGGTCGCCGATGGCCCCACCCAAATCACTGGTTTCACGATACGTACAGGTCGGGGAGGCGTCTATGCGTTCCAGGACGTATTCCGGGGTTCTGAGCTCATCTGGGCTGATCAGAACGAAGTCCACGTGGCCCCACCTGCAGAGGGTGGATATCAGGGAATGGACGGTGCGGCCGAAGGTGAGATCACCGCACATGCCGATGGTCAGATGGGTCAGCCGCCCCTTTCGGGCACGAATGGTCGCCAGGTCGGTCAGGGTCTGGGTGGGGTGCATGTGCCCTCCATCACCGGCATTGATGACCGGGACGGAAGCCGCGCGGGAAGCCACCAGGGCCGCACCCTCCTTGGGGTGCCTCATGGCCACGATATCGGCGTAGTTGGAGACTGTTTTCAGGGTATCGCTGATGGATTCGCCCTTGGATACACTCGCCAGCTGAGCTCCGGCGAACCCGATGACTTGCCCGCCCAGGCGAAGCATGGCGGTCTCGAAACTCAACCGCGTTCTGGTGCTGGGTTCGTAGAACAGGGTGGCCAAGACCCGTCCGTCGCAGGTATGGGCCACCTCGCGCCGGTGTGAGTCGATATACGCAGCCCGATCCAGAAGATCCTCGATTCGAGGCAGGGGGATGTCATCAAGGGTGACGACGCTGCGACCTTTCAGGGTCGGAGCCGAACCTGAATCGGGAAAAACGGAATCTGTGAAGGGGGGTTCCCCCGAATGATCATCAAACTGTTCAGACAAAGGCTCACCTTTCTCAGGTGGCCACCTTGCGTGACCTGAACAATCATAATCCGCCCCGGGGACCTCCGCGACGTCAGTTTCCGTAAAAGAGTCGTTCCATGACCTCCCGGCAACGGCGCATGGCGGCCAGGAGTTCGTTGGCGAACTGCTGTCCCCGGTGGGCCGGATAGCCCAGGTACACGGCGATACCGCCAAGTATGAATCCGTCATCCGGAAGAATGTCGGCCTGGTTGACCCGTCCCGTCCATAGGAAGTTCCCGTTCCTGGCAGCTGTGCACAAGTTCCAGCTGGTTCTCAGAACCTCGGCATCATCGTGGTCGATCAGACTCTGAGCCTCCAGACAATCCAGGGCGGGCATGGTGGCTGTGACCCTGAGCTCAGGACAGTCGTGGGCGTGACGGAGCTGGAGGAGCTGGACCGTCCACTCGACATCGGAGAGTCCTCCCCTGCCGAGTTTCAGGTGCCGGTCGCGCCTTACCCCCCTCGGCAGTCTCTCGGCCTCCATCCGCGCCTTGAGCCTGCGTATCTCCCCCACCTGTTCCTCGCTCAGAGGTTGATTCGGATACCGTAGGGGGTCTGCAACCGTGTCCAGGAATTCCCGCGCGAGGTCCTGGTCTCCGGCGGCGAACCTGGCTCTGATCAGGGCCTGATGCTCCCAGGTCGATGACCAGGACCGGTAATACTCGCGGTAGGAGTCCAACGATCTGACCAGAGGGCCGTTTCGCCCCTCAGGCCGTAGATCCAGATCCAGGTCAATCTTCGGCTCCAGGGTGAGGGATCCGCCCAGGACCGAACGGAGGTCGGTCACCACATCCCGCGCAAAGTTGCCGGCCTTCTGGTCGTCGGCACCCTGTACCGGACGGTAGATCAGCATGGCATCGGCATCCGAGTTGAAGTTCACATCACGGCCGCCGTATCGTCCCATGGCGATTACGGACAGGACGGCGGGTGCAGAATCCAGCCCGGCCTCATGGAGACGATTGTCCACCGACCAATCCAGAGCTGCTCCGATGGCGGCATCGTAAACGTCCGCCATACCTGTCAGGCATCTCCCCTGATCGTTGACCCCGCTCATCCACCCCAGGCCGATACGTTCGATTTCGTGACGACGCATGGCTCGAATCGCCGAAGCGAAGGCCCCTGCCTGATCTGCGTGACGGACCCGGTAGGAATGACCCCGGTCGTCAAGATTCTCCCGGCTTCTGGGCTGCAGGTCTTCATCCCTGCCCAGCCAGGTGACGGACTGGACCGACTTGGACAGGGCGCCGGAGAGGTACCTTGAATTCGAGAGGACATGGCAAAGCCTGCGGGCCGCCGAGGTCGAGTCCCTGAGAAAACCCAGATAGGTGCTCTTACCGCCGAAGTGCTCCTCCAAGGTTCTCCATCCCAGTAGTCCCATATCGGGATCCTGCCCCTCCCCCAGCCAGTTCAGGACGGCGGGCATGAGAATCCGGTTGATCCGGGCCGACCGGGATACACCACTGGTCAAAGCCTCGATGTGACGAATGGCCGCGTCTGGATCGGTGAACCCTATGGATGCAAACCTCTCCCTGGCGGCATCCGGTCGCAGACTGACCTCATCCTCATCCACCTGGGCGTTGATGGGGAGCATTGGACGGAAGTAGATGGCCTGGTGGAGCTGGCGGACCTGGATTCTGGTGGCCTCGTACCTGTCGAGCATCTGGTCGGCATGGAGGCCGAAGGCCCTGGCAAGTCGCCGCAAATCCGGGTTCCCCTCAAGGTCGCTGAGACTGGGGCGCTGACGGTGCTTGGATGATCCCTGGTGAATGTCGGGGAAGAGGTGCGTTCGACGGAGTTGCCACATCTGCAGGCGATGCTCCATGACGCGTTCGAACCGGTAATCCCCATCCAGGGCCTCCCCGTGTTTTTGGGAGATGTACCCTCCTTTGGACAAGGCGGACAAGGCTTGGATGGTTGAGGGGACGCGCAGGGTCTCATCACTGGGCCCGTGGACCAATTGGAGCATCTGGACGGTGAATTCGACATCCCGCAGGCCACCCTGACCGAGTTTGATCTCCCTCTCCCTGAGCTTTTCGGGTATGTTCTGCTCAACCCTCGCTCTCATGGCCTGACAGTCATAGACGAAGTTCCTGCGCTGCGAGGCCTTCCAGACGAATTCCCGGGCCATCTCGGCGTAGGCCGACCCCAACTCGACATCCCCTGCCACGGGGCGGGCCTTGAGCAGTGCTTGGAACTCCCAGCTCTCGGCCCAGGATCGGTAGTAATCGGCATGGGCCTCCAGCCGGCGGACGAGAGGGCCGTCCTTCCCCTCGGGTCTCAAGGCGGTGTCGACCTTCCAAAGCGGAGGCTCCAGGGTGCCCGGGATGATGGACTGGCATATCTTCTGGAGAAGTATGGCGACTTTGGTACCTATGGAGGTCAGGTCATGGTCGGATACCTCTCCCGCGGGTTCCACCACATAAATAAGGTCGACGTCGGAAACATAGTTCAGTTCCCTGGCGCCCAGCTTGCCCATGCCGATGACAGTGAAGCGGCACTTGTCGGAGGATGGTACCTGACCTTCGGCAATGGCCAGGGCCCCCTCCAGAGTCGCCTCGGCCAGATCGGACAGGGCCTGGCTGATATCCGGCTGCACCTTCTCGGGCTCCTCTGCAGCCAGGTCTCTTGCCATAATCGCAGCAAGCTGCAACCGGTATTGCGCGCGAAGGGTGTCGACCTGGCGAGCCAGGACTTCCTGACCCGGCAATCCCATGCTTGCCTGACTAAGGGCATCGGAAATGAGGGCCTTCCTCGTCTGGAGGGGACAATCACCTGACCGACAGGGGTCACAGGCCACGGCTTCAACCAGGGATGGACGGGAGCGCATCAGTCTTCCCATGGCCTCGGAGGCTCCGAGAACCCGGATAAGTGACTTGATTGCCGAGCCGTCCCGATCGTTCCCTTCCTGGAGGAAGTCGGGCAGACCGTAGGAGGTGTACTGGTCGAGGACCATGACCAGGGAGGAGAGGGCGGCATCCGGATCGCAGGCCGACTCCAGTGAACCAATTGCGGTTTGCTTGATGTGTGGGTCAAGACCAATCCGGTCCAGGCGGTCCAAATCCGTCCTGGCGCGGTCCAGGTCCTGCAATCCAAGCCGTATCAGATCCGAGGCCTTGAACTGTGTTGCTCCTCCGTCCGCCATACCGCCACCCCCGTCCTTCATCCGTACCCGTATCCTATCGGCATTATATAGATGGAGCGTGCCCGGACATAGGTTGAAGCAGGGTACTCATTCCTCCGGGTTTGCTTGGTCCTGCCCGTTCTCATCGACGGTCCCGCTGGCCGCCTTCCGGCCCTCCTTCCAGGCACAGGTTCCACAGTATGTCGTCACCACCGTCAGGCAGAGCGAGAACACGATGGTGGACCAGCTCAGCAGACTTCCGTCCCGCGATGCCTCCGCCAGCGACTGGATCAGCCAAAGGGCACAGGCCACGGCGGTAAGCCCGTACATCCTTGAGCGGGCCTTGTCATTGATCTTCATATGAAACTCCTCTGTGGATACCAAGATGGGAACCTATGGGCCGGCCCCGGGCACCCGTCTTTGCAAACGGACCCGGGGCCAGTACATGGAGGCCCTTGGCGCTGGTCAGCTCTTGCGACGCTTGGACATGACGTCGATGGCGACGGCCAGAAGCAGCACCAGACCCTTGATGGTCTTGACGATTGCCGTA includes the following:
- a CDS encoding dihydroorotase, which translates into the protein MRIRFQGLRLWRTGRRVDLVVDTAAATELIDETGALAGSESAATSTVDMSGMVLAPAFQDPHVHFRDPGQVDKEDMVTGCTAAAAGGYGQVLILPNTEPAMDGQARMDDGRTVIEYLQDYEEKLGRSLPVHYALCVAASKDRAGQEPSNPDDWRVHLSSREPHGSHPGAVAHPVLAISDDGSAVTDRTLDDVARIARDTGLPILDHCEHHESGFINEGEVSRRLGVAGVPASTELDIVQRDIDLARRTGTRVHLQHVSTAAAFQAIRRAKEEGLPVTCETAPHYLALCDEDVLELGAMAKMNPPLRSRSDRESTLEAVADGTVDMIATDHAPHTVSEKAGGLVKAPNGIIGLETAYAICNQALVESGVISHQRLVELMSLAPAELLGTAITDIVDMTQDRNLLDLTKSEGAGLVVLDPAGEWTVDAGDFHSKARNTPFQGWEVRGRVLATIKDSHLVFSRLTSGQVKGSREGRQAWIG
- a CDS encoding aspartate carbamoyltransferase regulatory subunit; translated protein: MKVTSIVDGAIIDHVQAGTALKVLHYLHVDPASTRLALIMNTDSRKYGRKDIIKIEQTDDLDLTALGFIAPQATVDLVREGRIVSKHKPDRPKHLVNVITCVNPRCVTSVERGVDQRFHLDDSGIYRCDYCDEKAEL
- the pyrB gene encoding aspartate carbamoyltransferase encodes the protein MKGRSVVTLDDIPLPRIEDLLDRAAYIDSHRREVAHTCDGRVLATLFYEPSTRTRLSFETAMLRLGGQVIGFAGAQLASVSKGESISDTLKTVSNYADIVAMRHPKEGAALVASRAASVPVINAGDGGHMHPTQTLTDLATIRARKGRLTHLTIGMCGDLTFGRTVHSLISTLCRWGHVDFVLISPDELRTPEYVLERIDASPTCTYRETSDLGGAIGDLDILYMTRVQKERFFNEDDYLRLRDTYILDEAKLKSAKSDMAILHPLPRVNEITTDVDKDPRAAYFEQVRNGMLVRMALESALLGDELPGYETKMEVEA
- a CDS encoding bifunctional [glutamine synthetase] adenylyltransferase/[glutamine synthetase]-adenylyl-L-tyrosine phosphorylase → MKDGGGGMADGGATQFKASDLIRLGLQDLDRARTDLDRLDRIGLDPHIKQTAIGSLESACDPDAALSSLVMVLDQYTSYGLPDFLQEGNDRDGSAIKSLIRVLGASEAMGRLMRSRPSLVEAVACDPCRSGDCPLQTRKALISDALSQASMGLPGQEVLARQVDTLRAQYRLQLAAIMARDLAAEEPEKVQPDISQALSDLAEATLEGALAIAEGQVPSSDKCRFTVIGMGKLGARELNYVSDVDLIYVVEPAGEVSDHDLTSIGTKVAILLQKICQSIIPGTLEPPLWKVDTALRPEGKDGPLVRRLEAHADYYRSWAESWEFQALLKARPVAGDVELGSAYAEMAREFVWKASQRRNFVYDCQAMRARVEQNIPEKLREREIKLGQGGLRDVEFTVQMLQLVHGPSDETLRVPSTIQALSALSKGGYISQKHGEALDGDYRFERVMEHRLQMWQLRRTHLFPDIHQGSSKHRQRPSLSDLEGNPDLRRLARAFGLHADQMLDRYEATRIQVRQLHQAIYFRPMLPINAQVDEDEVSLRPDAARERFASIGFTDPDAAIRHIEALTSGVSRSARINRILMPAVLNWLGEGQDPDMGLLGWRTLEEHFGGKSTYLGFLRDSTSAARRLCHVLSNSRYLSGALSKSVQSVTWLGRDEDLQPRSRENLDDRGHSYRVRHADQAGAFASAIRAMRRHEIERIGLGWMSGVNDQGRCLTGMADVYDAAIGAALDWSVDNRLHEAGLDSAPAVLSVIAMGRYGGRDVNFNSDADAMLIYRPVQGADDQKAGNFARDVVTDLRSVLGGSLTLEPKIDLDLDLRPEGRNGPLVRSLDSYREYYRSWSSTWEHQALIRARFAAGDQDLAREFLDTVADPLRYPNQPLSEEQVGEIRRLKARMEAERLPRGVRRDRHLKLGRGGLSDVEWTVQLLQLRHAHDCPELRVTATMPALDCLEAQSLIDHDDAEVLRTSWNLCTAARNGNFLWTGRVNQADILPDDGFILGGIAVYLGYPAHRGQQFANELLAAMRRCREVMERLFYGN